Proteins co-encoded in one Trueperella abortisuis genomic window:
- the tgt gene encoding tRNA guanosine(34) transglycosylase Tgt, producing the protein MFSLESRLDGTLARTGTIHTPHGTIHTPAFIPVGTKATVKSTLPESVKELGAQAVLSNAYHLYLQPGSDVVDEAGGLGAFMNWDGPTYTDSGGFQVMSLGSGFKKVLSDEFSGKTVADDAVAPGKERLANVDDDGVWFRSHLNGDKHRFTPEISMRIQHELGADIIFAFDELTTLMNTRPYQEEALERTRLWAQRCLAEHKRLTEARAGKPYQQLFGVIQGAQYEDLRRKAARDLGSMEVDGQRFDGFGIGGALEKENLSTITAWVSEELPEDRARHMLGISEPDDFFACIESGADTFDCVNPSRVARNAAIYAPTGRFNVTRAEFKRDFGPLVEGCTCYTCQNYTRAYIHHLFKAKEMLSATLCTIHNEHFTVHLVDQIRASIVEGTYWEFKADTLGRFYGGAGPLAK; encoded by the coding sequence ATGTTTAGCCTCGAATCCCGCCTGGATGGCACGCTCGCGCGCACGGGCACCATCCACACCCCGCACGGCACCATCCACACCCCCGCCTTCATCCCCGTGGGCACGAAGGCGACGGTCAAGTCAACCCTGCCCGAGTCGGTGAAGGAGCTGGGTGCGCAGGCGGTGCTGTCGAACGCCTATCACCTCTACCTGCAGCCGGGTTCGGACGTCGTCGACGAGGCGGGCGGCCTGGGCGCGTTTATGAACTGGGACGGCCCCACCTACACGGACTCGGGCGGCTTCCAGGTGATGAGCCTGGGGTCGGGTTTCAAGAAGGTGCTCTCGGACGAGTTCTCGGGCAAGACCGTTGCCGACGACGCGGTGGCGCCGGGCAAGGAGCGCCTCGCCAACGTCGACGACGACGGCGTCTGGTTCCGCTCCCACCTCAACGGCGACAAGCACCGCTTCACCCCGGAGATCTCGATGCGGATCCAGCACGAGCTGGGGGCGGACATCATCTTCGCGTTCGACGAGCTGACGACGCTGATGAACACCCGGCCGTACCAGGAGGAGGCCCTCGAGCGGACGAGGCTGTGGGCGCAGCGGTGTCTGGCCGAGCACAAGCGGCTGACCGAGGCGCGGGCGGGTAAGCCCTACCAGCAGCTCTTCGGGGTGATTCAGGGCGCCCAGTACGAGGACCTGCGCAGGAAGGCGGCCCGCGACCTGGGGTCGATGGAGGTCGATGGCCAGCGCTTTGACGGCTTTGGGATCGGGGGCGCCCTGGAGAAGGAGAACCTGTCCACGATCACGGCCTGGGTGAGCGAGGAGCTGCCGGAGGACCGGGCGCGCCACATGCTCGGCATCTCCGAGCCGGACGACTTTTTCGCGTGCATCGAGTCGGGGGCGGACACCTTCGACTGCGTCAACCCCTCACGCGTGGCCCGCAACGCGGCGATCTACGCCCCCACTGGCCGCTTCAACGTCACCCGCGCCGAGTTCAAGCGAGACTTCGGCCCCCTCGTGGAGGGGTGTACGTGCTACACGTGCCAGAACTACACGCGGGCCTACATCCACCACCTGTTCAAGGCGAAGGAGATGCTCTCGGCCACGCTGTGTACGATCCACAACGAGCACTTCACCGTACACCTGGTCGACCAGATTCGTGCCTCGATCGTGGAGGGAACCTACTGGGAGTTCAAGGCGGACACGCTCGGGCGGTTCTATGGCGGCGCCGGCCCGCTCGCCAAGTAG